A window from Labrus mixtus chromosome 14, fLabMix1.1, whole genome shotgun sequence encodes these proteins:
- the thap12a gene encoding THAP domain containing 12a codes for MQNQCAVPNCASGNSDPQPLFRFPSDPERSKKWVEKCQREDLSDKPAEQLYRLYRLCGKHFETSSIDKDAQSAVLKDDAVPTIFETPSQPSNGQGKRSNVVTKEDETSSKGRKKMKKSPAEPAKEDVQALPEEDEYKQYLKSLFEVLVLLGGQSIPPTGPGDDKQESLASSNFEALLAYRMTCGDEALKKRYDENKECCSPGTLNQLMEVCEKYIHSKLVEGVKVNGFFSLLTDDLVQISGEWFLPVFLRYVDKSNCQQEKFAGFLPFEGDGEALAEKLLFEMTDTWGLDMEQCRGQGHSCSGTHLSKMKTFGAKLMEKHPMAVLSLRSTRPLNMTLANGMALSGVQLVTSTLKKIYSFFSQSSLLQLELEHAISIFYPEKEEKAQKLKEICKTDWTERNDVFEVAMEILEALLLCVDSVHDNEDMRWNDQITHDALEISKALTDFEFIMALMVLKNVLTLTRAFGENVHGKATEVHFAATSLKAVLHSLKEVSDNMDVYHEFWNDEAVNLAAAMEIPVKVPRSFLRKHQLESGGVRPESYYKEHLSVPVVNHIITELNELFSEDHLKALRCLSLVPAAIEQNKSTEPEEDCVQVFKNDIPNAGTLSAELHCWWVKWSKKGKGETLPSSLHEALQLADVKFFPNMLAVMRLIGILPTLALEDGRDVAYKHYQMYMENTPDKFKSKSLALLNMNSDVVFDLDAMVELYMQTYPSKGEVSE; via the exons GTCCAAGAAGTGggttgaaaaatgtcaaagagaAGATCTGTCAGACAAACCAGCGGAGCAGCTGTACAGACTCTACAGACTCTGtgggaaacattttgaaacatcgTCGATTGATAAA gacGCTCAGAGTGCCGTGTTGAAGGATGACGCCGTACCGACCATCTTTGAAACGCCGAGCCAACCAAGTAATGGACAGGGGAAGCGCAGTAATGTGGTG accAAAGAAGATGAAACGTCGAGTAAGGGGAGGAAAA AAATGAAAAAGTCTCCGGCAGAGCCAGCTAAGGAAGATGTCCAGGCGCTCCCAGAGGAGGACGAATACAAACAGTATCTGAAGTCTTTATTTGAAGTTCTTGTGCTGTTGGGAGGGCAGAGCATTCCTCCGACAGGGCCTGGCGACGACAAACAGGAAAGTCTCGCGTCAAGCAACTTTGAGGCGCTGTTAGCGTATCGTATGACATGTGGAGATGAAGCTTTGAAGAAGAGGTATGACGAGAATAAAGAGTGCTGCTCCCCAGGAACGCTCAATCAGCTGATGGAGGTGTGTGAGAAATACATCCACAGTAAGCTGGTGGAGGGAGTCAAAGTGAACGGCTTCTTCTCGTTACTCACTGATGACCTGGTGCAGATCTCAGGAGAATGGTTCCTCCCCGTCTTCCTCCGTTATGTAGACAAGTCTAACTGCCAGCAGGAGAAGTTCGCTGGATTCTTGCCCTTTGAAGGAGATGGAGAGGCGTTAGCAGAGaagctgctctttgaaatgaCTGACACATGGGGCTTAGATATGGAGCAGTGTCGGGGGCAAGGCCACTCCTGCTCGGGGACACATCTGAGTAAAATGAAAACCTTTGGCGCGAAACTGATGGAGAAACATCCTATGGCAGTGCTTTCTCTAAGGTCTACTCGTCCACTGAACATGACATTGGCGAATGGCATGGCTTTGTCAGGGGTTCAGCTCGTCACGTCCACCCTGAAGAAGATATACTCGTTCTTCAGTCagtcctctctgctgcagctggagtTGGAGCACGCCATTTCCATTTTCTACCcggaaaaagaagagaaagccCAGAAGCTTAAGGAGATATGCAAAACCGACTGGACCGAAAGAAACGACGTGTTTGAGGTGGCCATGGAAATCCTGGAGGCGCTGCTCCTCTGCGTGGACAGCGTGCACGACAACGAGGACATGAGGTGGAACGATCAGATCACACACGACGCCTTGGAGATTTCAAAAGCACTCACCGATTTTGAGTTCATCATGGCATTGATGGTGCTGAAAAACGTTCTGACGCTGACTAGAGCGTTCGGGGAGAACGTGCATGGGAAAGCGACAGAAGTGCATTTCGCCGCCACCAGTTTGAAAGCCGTGCTGCACTCTCTCAAAGAAGTGTCGGACAACATGGATGTGTACCACGAGTTCTGGAACGACGAGGCCGTGAACCTAGCCGCTGCCATGGAGATCCCTGTCAAGGTCCCCCGTTCGTTCTTGAGAAAACATCAGTTGGAATCTGGAGGCGTCCGGCCGGAGAGTTACTACAAGGAGCACCTGTCAGTTCCTGTGGTGAACCACATCATCACAGAACTGAATGAACTCTTCAGTGAGGACCACCTGAAGGCTCTGAGGTGTCTGTCGCTGGTCCCTGCTGCCATAGAGCAGAACAAGTCTACTGAACCCGAAGAAGACTGTGTGCAAGTGTTTAAGAACGACATCCCAAACGCAGGAACTCTCTCCGCAGAGCTGCACTGCTGGTGGGTTAAGTGGAGCAAAAAGGGCAAAGGCGAGACTCTGCCCTCCAGTCTCCATGAAGCCCTGCAGCTGGCCGACGTCAAGTTCTTCCCCAACATGCTCGCAGTCATGAGACTGATCGGCATTCTTCCTACTTTGGCTTTGGAGGATGGCCGTGACGTGGCCTACAAGCACTACCAGATGTACATGGAGAACACGCCTGACAAGTTCAAGTCGAAGAGTCTCGCTCTTCTGAACATGAACTCTgatgttgtgtttgatttggATGCAATGGTGGAGCTCTACATGCAGACATACCCCAGCAAAGGGGAGGTGTCGGAGTAA
- the si:dkey-250d21.1 gene encoding uncharacterized protein si:dkey-250d21.1, whose product MTDCCAAENCDYQRGESGNSIPLFSFPLDPERCKQWLNNSGRQDLASEPPEQLHKQYRLCAKHFEPSVISQQSGSSSVLQDDAVPTKFDFTAPVNNQSACNRKRAHDPSEEEATSVKKTKENTETSEVTAETRVVSGENSATHELQKEDQTLEDVASFKAKETLKVYFKEILALTGFSISGANNKTDEPRGQQALNPICEEKIDKKEILQFSEDLMREEIQNSLRQARFFSILLQDVTSIEGKDQIPIFVRSVTVDGFPQKHLIGFLPCDMDTENLFYMLLSELRNKWGLRMEHCRGLTYLVTGSMCQKMRDLTCRILQEFPQVVLSPSDPYAFNIWIIRCMPVPSIQKVADTVEEVAVLLRGAPELYKRLEGNIQMTYGHIKGEVDRIKGALSENWEYGTDAFQTMLEILEPFLNCINEMISKVDEDTAQQMAKLKPILKNFNFIMTLVVLKNTLCCVSILNSSLRGIISISSTLQYTISNALKLVSKYQQELAILNRKWFSDAVGRAKKLGVEVTKPEMDQAADTAETPLEDLYRETLGRPILQYLVAEVKRVFSTEMVRILRWLSLVPSYMADHNFSIRRDKVADANLNNLARPDTFYEELGCWEVKWRHASKRRILPTTVFATLKIPDIGFYPNVQSLLRVLGTVPCVNAEADVYGQYHMVLERCHAYLTATSEDQRQCSMAYVYVNQDVHFNVEQMVESYVQKHPDILQLLQMDDNRKVKPPQVASHGNHAEKDTEEELQRINLEMDAERLVEIKCAETDRESLKSALQAAVVSAYSSQSRQHTDTSGQDGEVEYVTKSEMKEVLTVCEKAVREGILTEVGSSFFSLFIDRVVKFGGRDYLPLFLRFVDSFDVMRLELMGFLEVDLDCETMVQRLHEIITVEWGLDLNNCRGQAYLGSGDVSYKLKAFACKVQEKHPLAISTHCSAYSFNTWWSKSIPVPAVKRALDTFEEVMMFFGSSAILQKQLDHVIDFGLRESYEKVQELQGTFCDLWPEKHDSYEAFVQMLEPLVECLEKIKNNPQRWKAFVSEQAGALLHTVMEFDFIIAMVILKNASSFTKELSAGLQKDHFSAASQLCQINGIVSTLNRVKTNMKVFHQNWFDEACAMAQSLRVQIEVPEKSMPKDGMIKPVGFYKDALSVPLVDNLINAVKDHFSEDHKEALNFLSLVPCSVTNSYMFESLKTKPPLYSRDLPDADNFFTELCCWRVTWKTKVASVTIPASIFQTLRLPLMQYFGNINALLRIMSVLPSTALEDCGVVMRHKKFQEYLRTTNPKDRSLCLALLQVGTDFSRDLDHMVTQCLNVTPQALEGICLDKESKSLNKNSENNMEVDSVKVEYEEPNIQQSIDHPEVQDMKPADENGHAGDNRRSIATVFRQAALLGKKNIHLSDLSEESRELFSQELSMCQWFGSDSKCTFISDDEVLNLLINGIRDVILKEIQESPFFSLITDKPVRIADKTHLPVFVRYVGESAPKVELMGFLPFDENRHVDTQAKKLANILTDDWGLPMSQCRGQAFMHLGSGYQSLKKMSLDFLKSYPLSVVTPSESCGLAHWLSGSVPCPSVAEMLAITEDLLLFFEESPHLEGQLAQAVDGLLNMPREALEEIPETCCSRWKKREDFFDILADTFEGILSCLDAVSSSTTGVKSMHAQVLSSALRNIDFIVTLVILKNACAPLRNCSTVFRCGNPADILCEVEKIPSIIETLNKMLKNVSTLHSTWFEQAFQLATKVAPEQVCFSEEANNYESPEIYYRENLSVPLLRSLIDEMKYSFSDGHLKALSVLSLLPSCNPQPVLSESTDKPFSIYLTDVPEPEAAEQEINAWASVWSEKYQDVAFPASIAETLNHPESKSHPTVSLLLRLVAVLPSVSMECDLMKTTLNSLRDLVKNTVCKGSIMDHVMLLSHCTTLQRLPEVVEECAAVDPESSPCLYQVMGTLETLKLVSGGVEVTQEASTELQASGLAENPTDGDVKPTVDVAAQGPRTAMSFYEPQLREQMLKELWDSQFFTVITEQAVDIDGELYIPLCIRYLNKEDTQCEETLAFIPFGGDPVVLTDAIETTLSQKWGLNMEFCRGQALLSFGEVGSQMKAVSSAMAQKYPQAVRSLNSALSLNIWLARSSPAQDAADGAVLIGEVLHWLTEDVERQNKLEDMIIHVFQHDEGRGNELRDKLIKNWEKSHDMHEVMVEILEAVMLCLNELKVEGSTSNQQKASQFFDAIRNFEFILSTVVQKNISSVTKQLSQSLQGKPLDMLYAVNHFPDLKASLCKLQSDIDTHHKAWFEEAIVLATKLHVTMLHSVLLEPLSEFYKESVSMKVVEHSIAEVDDLFTEKVLDTLRCLEIVPYAMSKVETSILSGLVFRLYKEDLPDHASLHSEMKSWKEKWLGPLAGYLPTTVLDTLKTSQIRSFSNIETLLRLLVILPFSRRESNFRQGRRSLQEFIQQENRSLTELHPL is encoded by the exons ATGACTGACTGCTGCGCTGCAGAGAACTGTGATTACCAACGAGGGGAATCAGGAAACTCCATACCACTCTTCAGCTTTCCTTTGGACCCGGAGCG CTGCAAACAATGGTTGAACAACTCTGGGCGACAGGATTTGGCGTCAGAACCTCCTGAACAGTTGCATAAGCAGTACCGACTTTGTGCAAAGCACTTTGAACCCTCGGTGATCTCCCAACAG AGCGGCTCCAGTAGTGTGTTACAGGACGATGCTGTTCCTACCAAATTTGACTTCACAGCACCTGTGAATAATCAATCAGCTTGCAACAGGAAGCGAGCCCATGATCCT TCTGAAGAAGAAGCTACTtctgtgaagaaaacaaaag aaaacacagaaacatcagaaGTGACTGCGGAGACGAGGGTGGTCTCTGGAGAGAATAGTGCGACGCATGAATTGCAGAAAGAAGACCAAACCCTAGAGGATGTAGCAAGCTTCAAAGCAAAAGAGACTTTAAAAGTGTATTTCAAAGAAATCCTAGCACTGACTGGATTCAGCATCAGCGGTGCAAACAACAAAACTGATGAGCCAAGAGGTCAACAGGCTCTTAATCCTATCTGTGAGGAGAAGATTGACAAGAAAGAAATCCTCCAGTTTAGCGAAGACCTCATGCGGGAGGAGATCCAGAACAGCCTCAGACAGGCTCGATTCTTCTCCATTCTGCTTCAGGATGTGACAAGTATAGAAGGAAAGGATCAGATTCCAATTTTCGTCAGGTCTGTCACGGTAGATGGCTTTCCACAGAAGCACCTCATCGGTTTCTTACCATGCGACATGGACacagaaaatctgttttatatGCTTTTGTCAGAGCTGAGGAACAAGTGGGGGCTGAGGATGGAGCACTGCAGGGGGTTGACGTATCTGGTTACAGGCAGCATGTGTCAGAAGATGCGAGACCTAacctgcaggattttgcagGAGTTTCCACAGGTAGTTCTGTCACCAAGTGACCCATATGCCTTCAACATATGGATTATCCGCTGCATGCCGGTGCCCTCCATCCAAAAAGTGGCAGACACTGTAGAGGAGGTGGCCGTGTTACTCAGAGGAGCACCAGAGTTGTACAAAAGATTGGAGGGAAATATCCAGATGACATATGGGCACATAAAAGGGGAAGTAGACAGGATAAAGGGAGCTCTTAGTGAGAACTGGGAATATGGAACTGATGCCTTTCAGACCATGTTAGAAATCCTGGAGCCATTCCTGAACTGCATCAATGAGATGATTTCAAAGGTAGACGAGGATACAGCTCAACAGATGGCTAAACTCAAGCCAATTTTGAAGAATTTCAATTTCATCATGACCCTTGTTGTTCTGAAGAACACCCTCTGTTGTGTGAGCATACTCAACTCAAGTCTCAGGGGAATAATTAGCATCAGCAGTACCTTGCAGTACACAATCTCCAATGCCTTAAAGCTGGTAAGCAAATACCAACAGGAGCTTGCAATATTAAACAGGAAATGGTTTTCAGACGCAGTGGGTAGAGCAAAGAAGCTGGGAGTGGAGGTGACAAAACCAGAGATGGACCAAGCAGCAGACACAGCTGAAACCCCTCTGGAGGACCTCTACAGAGAAACTCTGGGCCGACCTATCCTTCAGTATCTTGTCGCAGAGGTTAAAAGAGTGTTCAGCACAGAGATGGTGAGGATTCTCCGATGGCTCTCGCTCGTGCCATCTTACATGGCTGACCACAATTTCAGCATTCGCAGAGATAAAGTAGCGGATGCTAACTTAAACAACCTTGCAAGGCCAGACACGTTCTACGAAGAGCTCGGTTGTTGGGAAGTGAAGTGGAGGCATGCAAGTAAGCGCAGGATCCTGCCAACCACAGTGTTTGCCACACTCAAGATTCCAGATATCGGCTTTTATCCCAATGTGCAGAGCCTGTTGAGAGTATTGGGCACCGTTCCGTGCGTGAATGCAGAAGCAGACGTGTATGGCCAATACCACATGGTGCTTGAGCGGTGCCACGCTTACTTGACAGCCACATCAGAGGACCAAAGACAGTGTAGCATGGCATATGTGTACGTTAACCAAGATGTGCACTTCAATGTTGAACAAATGGTTGAGTCGTATGTCCAGAAGCATCCAGATATCTTACAGCTGCTGCAAATG GATGATAACAGAAAGGTGAAGCCTCCCCAAG TTGCATCCCATGGGAACCATGCTGAAAAGGATACTGAAGAAGAATTACAACGCATAAACCTGGAGATGGATGCTGAAAGGCTTGTGGAGATAAAATGTGCAGAGACTGACAGAGAATCTCTTAAATCTGCTCTGCAGGCTGCAGTGGTGTCTGCATACAGCAGTCAAAGCAGACAACATACTGACACTTCTGGTCAGGATGGAGAAGTCGAGTATGTGACCAAGTCTGAAATGAAAGAAGTTCTCACAGTGTGCGAGAAAGCTGTCAGAGAGGGAATACTTACAGAAGTTGGGAGttcattcttttctttgttcattgACCGTGTGGTGAAGTTTGGGGGAAGAGACTATCTGCCCCTTTTCCTCAGGTTTGTGGACAGTTTCGATGTCATGCGATTGGAGTTGATGGGATTCCTCGAGGTAGATCTTGATTGTGAAACCATGGTACAGCGTCTCCATGAAATCATCACAGTCGAGTGGGGTCTTGATCTGAATAACTGTAGGGGACAAGCATATCTAGGCTCCGGTGATGTTTCCTACAAGCTGAAAGCGTTTGCCTGCAAAGTTCAGGAGAAGCATCCTCTTGCCATAAGCACACACTGCTCTGCCTACTCTTTTAACACATGGTGGTCAAAATCCATCCCAGTGCCTGCTGTTAAGAGAGCCCTGGATACATTTGAAGAGGTTATGATGTTTTTTGGCAGCAGTGCCATTCTACAAAAACAGCTAGACCATGTTATAGACTTTGGTCTGAGAGAGAGCTATGAAAAGGTCCAAGAATTACAGGGGACGTTCTGTGACCTTTGGCCAGAGAAGCATGATTCTTATGAGGCATTTGTGCAGATGCTCGAGCCACTAGTTGAATGTCTGgagaaaatcaaaaacaacCCACAAAGATGGAAAGCGTTTGTGTCCGAACAGGCTGGAGCGCTACTCCACACAGTGATGGAGTTTGATTTCATCATAGCGATGGTGATCCTCAAGAATGCATCCTCTTTTACAAAAGAGCTGAGTGCAGGTCTTCAAAAGGACCATTTCAGTGCCGCATCTCAACTTTGCCAAATAAACGGCATTGTGTCCACTCTGAACCGAGTAAAAACCAATATGAAAGTATTCCACCAGAACTGGTTTGATGAAGCCTGTGCAATGGCACAGAGCCTGAGAGTGCAGATCGAAGTGCCTGAAAAATCGATGCCAAAAGACGGCATGATCAAGCCAGTCGGTTTTTACAAAGATGCGTTAAGTGTGCCCCTTGTAGACAACCTTATCAATGCTGTGAAGGATCATTTCTCAGAGGACCACAAAGAAGCTCTAAACTTCCTTTCCCTTGTTCCGTGTTCGGTCACAAATAGTTACATGTTCGAGAGCTTGAAGACAAAGCCTCCTCTCTACAGCAGGGATCTCCCTGACGCGGACAACTTCTTCACTGAGTTGTGCTGCTGGAGAGTAACCTGGAAGACCAAAGTTGCTTCTGTGACCATCCCAGCCTCCATATTCCAAACATTACGGCTGCCGCTCATGCAGTACTTTGGGAACATCAATGCACTGCTGAGGATAATGTCGGTGCTACCCAGCACAGCACTGGAGGACTGTGGTGTCGTAATGCGTCACAAGAAGTTTCAAGAGTACCTGAGAACCACAAATCCCAAAGACAGGTCCCTGTGTTTGGCTTTGCTTCAGGTGGGCACTGACTTCAGCAGAGACCTAGACCACATGGTGACCCAGTGTTTGAATGTTACTCCACAAGCTTTGGAGGGAATCTGTCTG GACAAGGAATCGAAAAGTTTAAACAAGAATTCTGAAAATAATATGGAAG TTGATTCTGTCAAAGTGGAATATGAGGAGCCCAACATTCAACAATCCATAGACCATCCTGAGGTCCAGGACATGAAACCAGCAGATGAGAACGGTCATGCAGGAGACAATCGTCGAAGCATTGCGACAGTTTTCAGACAGGCTGCTCTACTGGGGAAAAAGAATATCCACCTCTCTGACCTCTCAGAAGAGAGCAGGGAGCTTTTCAGTCAAGAGCTCAGCATGTGCCAGTGGTTTGGAAGTGACAGCAAATGCACATTTATAAGCGATGATGAGGTGTTGAATCTGCTCATAAATGGAATCAGAGATGTCATCCTCAAAGAAATACAGGAATCCCCATTCTTTTCACTCATCACTGATAAACCTGTCCGAATTGCTGACAAGACACACCTGCCTGTTTTTGTCAGGTATGTTGGAGAATCTGCTCCCAAAGTGGAGCTCATGGGTTTCTTACCGTTTGATGAAAACCGCCACGTTGAtacacaagcaaaaaaactTGCAAACATTCTCACTGATGACTGGGGCTTACCAATGTCTCAATGTCGTGGACAAGCATTCATGCACTTGGGCTCAGGTTATCAAAGCCTGAAGAAAATGTCTCTGGATTTCCTCAAGAGCTATCCGCTCTCTGTCGTGACACCCAGTGAATCTTGCGGCCTTGCCCATTGGCTGTCAGGAAGTGTGCCTTGCCCTTCAGTAGCAGAAATGTTGGCCATCACAGAAGACCTGCTGCTGTTCTTTGAGGAGTCTCCTCATCTTGAGGGGCAGCTTGCACAGGCTGTCGATGGCCTTTTGAATATGCCAAGAGAGGCACTGGAGGAAATACCAGAAACGTGTTGCTCGAggtggaaaaagagagaggactTCTTTGACATACTCGCTGACACATTCGAGGGCATCCTCAGCTGCCTGGATGCTGTCAGCTCTAGTACAACTGGTGTCAAGTCAATGCATGCGCAAGTTCTCTCTTCCGCTCTGAGAAATATTGATTTCATCGTCACCCTTGTCATTTTAAAGAATGCTTGTGCTCCTCTTCGTAACTGCAGCACTGTCTTCCGGTGTGGAAACCCTGCTGATATCCTCTGTGAAGTGGAAAAAATCCCCTCAATCATCGAGACCctaaacaaaatgttaaaaaatgtgagCACACTGCACTCCACTTGGTTTGAGCAGGCGTTCCAGCTAGCAACAAAGGTAGCTCCTGAACAGGTGTGCTTCTCGGAAGAAGCCAATAACTATGAATCTCCAGAGATATACTACAGAGAAAACCTGAGTGTTCCTCTTCTCAGAAGTCTCATTGATGAAATGAAGTACAGCTTCTCAGACGGCCACTTAAAAGCCCTCTCGGTCCTGTCGTTGCTGCCCTCTTGTAATCCACAGCCAGTTCTGTCGGAGTCCACAGACAAACCATTCAGCATCTACCTTACAGACGTTCCTGAGCCCGaagcagcagagcaggaaaTCAATGCCTGGGCTTCAGTTTGGAGTGAAAAATACCAGGATGTTGCTTTTCCGGCCTCCATCGCTGAAACACTTAACCACCCTGAGTCAAAGAGTCACCCCACTGTTTCCTTACTGCTCAGACTAGTGGCTGTCCTGCCTAGTGTCAGTATGGAGTGTGACCTGATGAAGACCACTCTGAATTCCCTGAGGGATCTCGTGAAAAACACTGTATGCAAAGGCAGCATAATGGATCATGTGATGCTCCTCTCTCACTGCACAACACTGCAGAGACTGCCCGAGGTGGTTGAAGAGTGTGCGGCTGTGGATCCAGAGAGCAGTCCATGCCTTTACCAG GTGATGGGAACTTTGGAAACACTCAAGTTGGTCAGTG GAGGCGTTGAAGTAACACAAGAGGCATCGACAGAATTGCAGGCCTCCGGTCTAGCAGAGAATCCGACAGATGGAGACGTGAAACCGACTGTCGATGTCGCCGCTCAAGGACCAAGAACGGCAATGTCTTTCTATGAGCCACAACTGCGTGAGCAAATGCTTAAGGAGCTCTGGGACTCTCAGTTCTTCACAGTCATAACAGAACAAGCTGTTGATATTGATGGCGAGCTCTACATCCCATTGTGCATTAGGTACCTAAACAAAGAGGATACCCAGTGTGAGGAAACACTGGCTTTTATACCTTTTGGTGGAGACCCGGTTGTCCTTACAGATGCTATTGAGACAACCCTGTCTCAGAAGTGGGGGCTCAATATGGAGTTCTGTAGAGGGCAAGCGTTGTTGAGTTTTGGTGAAGTAGGGTCTCAGATGAAGGCTGTAAGTTCTGCCATGGCTCAGAAATACCCCCAGGCTGTAAGATCGCTGAACTCCGCTTTGTCTCTTAACATATGGTTGGCTAGATCCTCTCCTGCTCAAGACGCAGCAGATGGAGCCGTTCTCATAGGTGAAGTGTTACACTGGCTCACAGAGGACGTAGAACGCCAGAACAAACTGGAAGACATGATCATTCACGTGTTCCAGCACGATGAAGGTAGGGGCAACGAGCTGAGGGACAAACTGATTAAAAACTGGGAGAAGAGCCACGACATGCACGAGGTGATGGTAGAGATTTTAGAGGCTGTCATGCTCTGTTTGAATGAGCTGAAAGTGGAGGGAAGCACTTCAAACCAGCAAAAAGCTTCACAGTTCTTTGATGCGATCAGAAACTTTGAGTTTATCCTATCAACCGTGGTGCAAAAGAACATCTCAAGTGTGACTAAACAGCTCAGTCAGTCTCTTCAGGGCAAACCCTTGGATATGTTATACGCTGTGAATCATTTTCCTGATCTCAAAGCATCCCTCTGTAAACTTCAAAGCGATATAGACACCCATCACAAGGCCTGGTTTGAGGAAGCCATCGTGCTGGCTACCAAGCTTCATGTGACAATGTTGCATTCAGTGCTCCTAGAGCCACTGAGTGAGTTTTACAAAGAGTCTGTTAGCATGAAAGTTGTCGAGCACTCTATAGCAGAAGTAGACGACCTCTTCACAGAGAAGGTATTGGATACCTTGAGGTGTCTGGAGATTGTGCCTTATGCAATGTCAAAAGTAGAAACCAGCATCCTTAGTGGTCTTGTGTTCCGCTTGTACAAAGAGGACTTACCCGATCATGCTTCCCTTCACTCTGAGATGAAGTCATGGAAGGAGAAATGGTTGGGTCCCCTGGCAGGTTATCTCCCAACGACCGTGCTCGATACGCTCAAGACGTCGCAGATCAGAAGTTTTAGTAACATTGAGACTCTCCTCAGACTCCTGGTCATCTTGCCGTTTTCAAGGAGGGAGAGCAACTTCAGGCAGGGAAGAAGAAGCTTGCAGGAGTTTATACAGCAGGAAAATAGATCTCTCACTGAGTTACATCCTCTGTAG